One Maribacter dokdonensis DSW-8 genomic region harbors:
- the ychF gene encoding redox-regulated ATPase YchF: MKAGIVGLPNVGKSTLFNCLSNAKAQSANFPFCTIEPNIGVVNVPDSRLEKLEELVNPERVLPATVEIVDIAGLVKGASKGEGLGNQFLGNIRETDAILHVLRCFDNDNIVHVDGSVDPIRDKETIDMELQLKDLETVDKKLEKVKRAARTGNKEAQKEEAVLLAIKTGLEAGTSVRAIEIEEELRLEFVKPLQFITDKPVMYVCNVDEEAAVNGNAYVEKVKEAVAAEKAEVIFLAVGTEADITELETYDERQMFLEDLGLEEPGSAKLIRGAYKLLDLETYFTAGVKEVRAWTIPIGATAPQAAGVIHTDFEKGFIRAEVIAYDDYVTFGSESKVKEAGKMRVEGKEYIVKDGDVMHFRFNV; this comes from the coding sequence ATGAAAGCAGGTATTGTAGGGTTGCCAAATGTTGGTAAATCAACACTTTTTAATTGTTTGTCCAATGCTAAGGCACAAAGCGCAAACTTTCCGTTTTGTACAATTGAACCTAATATTGGTGTGGTTAATGTCCCAGACTCAAGGTTAGAGAAGTTAGAGGAATTGGTAAACCCAGAAAGAGTGTTACCTGCAACTGTAGAAATTGTGGATATTGCCGGCTTGGTTAAAGGTGCCAGTAAAGGTGAAGGTTTAGGAAATCAGTTTTTAGGAAATATCCGTGAAACGGATGCAATTCTTCATGTATTACGTTGTTTTGACAACGATAACATAGTTCACGTAGACGGTAGTGTTGATCCAATTAGGGATAAGGAAACTATAGATATGGAACTTCAGTTGAAAGATTTGGAGACTGTAGATAAGAAATTGGAAAAAGTAAAAAGAGCCGCACGAACGGGAAACAAGGAAGCTCAAAAAGAAGAAGCTGTTCTATTAGCCATTAAGACAGGTCTAGAGGCCGGTACCTCTGTAAGGGCTATCGAAATTGAAGAGGAGTTAAGGCTAGAATTTGTGAAACCGTTACAGTTTATAACCGATAAGCCAGTGATGTATGTTTGTAATGTGGATGAAGAGGCAGCGGTTAATGGAAATGCATATGTAGAAAAGGTGAAGGAAGCAGTTGCGGCAGAAAAAGCAGAGGTTATATTCTTGGCTGTTGGCACTGAGGCTGACATTACCGAATTGGAAACATATGATGAGCGCCAAATGTTTTTAGAAGATTTGGGCTTGGAGGAACCTGGTTCGGCAAAATTAATTCGTGGAGCTTATAAGTTATTAGATTTGGAAACCTATTTTACCGCAGGGGTAAAAGAGGTTCGTGCATGGACAATTCCTATTGGTGCAACTGCTCCACAAGCAGCTGGAGTTATACATACCGATTTTGAAAAAGGTTTTATTCGTGCAGAAGTTATTGCTTATGATGACTATGTTACCTTTGGGAGTGAGTCAAAAGTAAAAGAAGCGGGTAAAATGAGAGTTGAAGGTAAAGAATACATTGTTAAAGATGGTGATGTAATGCATTTCCGTTTTAATGTGTAA
- a CDS encoding fibronectin type III domain-containing protein, with amino-acid sequence MQKFKKLLPLYFIILCTISCSDSESDDLGTDEFVELGIPELTTNIVTNITDNSAVSGGDISDDGGAEIISKGVCWSVSSTPTIDDFITSDGTGAADFTSVIDGLESNTEYFVRAYATNSEGVGYGNEVSLKTGMFEQIEKVFEGDVVLTSQKEVDDFGDNNYTEISGSLEIRDSNNPSTIVDLSSLNSLSSIGADLILYENEILKDLGGLNNLNDFSGDIQLYSNDKLENIDALSQISIANFIHIFGNKSLSSLIGFHGLQEISLGISIQATTLIENLDGFKNVKIIENNIFIEQNVGLLDVSGLNELSTLQGMVFVNNTNLKSIDGFNNLTQIQNIHVENNDALISVKGFDNIINFGNFQIVDNNALTLIEGFNNAKMQVGSISINDNLNLISLPYFNKLESIQGSLSIYNNQKLIEIKGFNTLVSISSGFKVTRNSSIKSIEGFESLQTIEGRFEIEFNPVLEIIDGFNSLKSVTGNFSIGYNETIENVSGFNALEQVNSFRLSETSSLLEDDTFSALKLISGNIFLENNLQLENINFLNSIESVEGEIQISNNPKLISLSGFSSLRNIGSRFILEFLNIENLNGLNNLEFIGANLQIYANDNLINLEGLESLVKVEGSLSIYNNNLLRNYCGINNLIDLNPTIDCSISQNAAGNCFDLKAGQCEF; translated from the coding sequence ATGCAGAAGTTTAAAAAATTATTACCGCTTTACTTTATTATTTTATGTACAATTAGTTGCTCGGATTCTGAATCGGATGATTTGGGCACAGATGAATTTGTAGAGTTAGGAATTCCGGAGTTAACTACTAATATTGTTACGAATATTACTGATAATTCAGCTGTTTCAGGGGGTGACATTTCTGATGACGGAGGTGCGGAAATTATATCTAAAGGAGTTTGTTGGAGTGTTTCTTCAACACCAACAATTGATGATTTTATAACATCTGATGGTACTGGCGCAGCAGATTTTACAAGTGTAATTGATGGGTTGGAATCAAATACCGAATATTTTGTGAGGGCTTACGCAACCAATAGTGAGGGTGTGGGCTATGGGAATGAAGTTAGCCTTAAAACTGGTATGTTCGAGCAAATTGAAAAAGTTTTTGAAGGTGATGTAGTGCTTACATCCCAAAAAGAGGTAGATGATTTTGGTGACAATAATTATACAGAAATTTCTGGTTCATTAGAAATTAGAGACTCAAATAATCCTTCAACAATTGTTGATTTATCTTCTTTAAATAGTCTAAGTAGTATTGGTGCTGATTTAATACTTTATGAAAATGAAATTTTAAAAGATTTAGGTGGATTAAATAATCTTAATGATTTTAGTGGAGATATTCAATTGTACTCAAATGATAAATTAGAAAATATTGATGCATTGTCTCAAATTTCAATAGCTAATTTCATTCATATTTTTGGCAACAAATCACTTTCAAGTTTAATTGGTTTTCATGGCTTGCAAGAAATTTCTTTGGGAATCAGCATACAGGCAACTACTTTAATAGAAAATTTAGATGGATTTAAAAATGTTAAGATAATTGAAAACAATATTTTTATTGAACAAAATGTTGGTTTGTTAGATGTTTCGGGCTTAAACGAATTGTCAACTTTGCAGGGAATGGTATTTGTTAATAATACTAATCTTAAAAGTATTGATGGGTTTAATAATTTAACACAAATTCAAAATATTCATGTAGAAAATAATGATGCTTTAATTTCAGTAAAAGGCTTTGACAATATTATAAATTTTGGAAATTTTCAAATTGTAGATAATAATGCATTGACATTGATTGAAGGGTTTAATAATGCTAAAATGCAAGTTGGTTCAATTAGTATTAATGATAATTTAAATTTAATAAGTCTTCCTTACTTTAATAAGTTAGAATCAATTCAAGGTAGTTTATCAATTTACAACAATCAAAAATTGATTGAAATTAAGGGTTTTAATACTTTAGTTAGTATTAGCTCTGGTTTTAAAGTTACAAGAAATTCAAGTATTAAAAGTATTGAAGGTTTTGAATCCTTGCAGACTATTGAAGGTAGATTTGAAATAGAATTTAATCCTGTACTTGAAATAATAGATGGTTTTAATTCTTTAAAGAGTGTTACAGGGAATTTTAGTATAGGATATAATGAAACCATTGAAAATGTATCAGGTTTTAATGCTTTGGAGCAAGTAAATTCTTTTCGATTATCAGAAACTAGTAGTCTATTAGAGGATGATACGTTTTCAGCCTTAAAGTTAATTTCTGGAAATATTTTTTTAGAAAATAATCTACAATTAGAAAATATTAATTTTTTGAATAGTATAGAATCTGTTGAAGGGGAAATCCAGATTTCCAATAATCCAAAACTAATTAGTTTAAGTGGTTTTAGTTCATTGCGGAATATAGGTTCCCGTTTTATACTTGAATTTTTAAATATAGAAAACTTAAATGGTTTAAATAATTTAGAATTTATTGGGGCAAATCTTCAAATTTATGCTAATGATAATTTAATTAATTTGGAAGGATTGGAAAGTTTAGTTAAAGTAGAAGGTTCCTTGTCAATTTACAATAACAATTTGCTTAGAAATTATTGTGGTATAAATAATTTAATTGATTTAAATCCTACAATTGATTGTTCTATTTCACAAAATGCCGCAGGTAATTGTTTTGATTTAAAAGCTGGTCAATGTGAATTTTAG
- a CDS encoding chaperone modulator CbpM — MDQENYIQIEVYCKQTQTPLEFIDDLLEFEMIEVQEIDNKSYVLPHHILEIERIYRLRNDLGINMEGIDTINHMLKKVNRLEQELKMLRDRLTIYEPN; from the coding sequence ATGGATCAAGAGAACTATATACAAATAGAAGTATACTGCAAACAAACGCAAACTCCCTTAGAGTTCATTGACGACTTGTTAGAGTTTGAGATGATTGAAGTTCAGGAAATTGACAACAAGAGTTATGTGTTACCACATCACATATTAGAAATAGAACGCATTTACAGATTGAGAAATGACCTTGGTATTAACATGGAAGGAATAGACACCATAAATCATATGCTAAAAAAAGTCAACCGACTGGAGCAAGAATTAAAAATGCTACGAGATCGGCTGACTATATATGAGCCTAATTAA
- a CDS encoding DnaJ C-terminal domain-containing protein: MEFIDYYKILELDKTATQADIKKAYRKLARKLHPDLNPNDKSAQEKFQRVNEANEVLSDPEKRKKYDQYGKDWEHAEAFEEAKKNQRRSNSNTNRTYTNYSGQQEDFSDFFESMFGGGGFGGSTRQRTSQFKGQDLNATLNLNMTDILQEQKQTLDLGNKKIRITIPAGVEDGQTIKITGYGGEGVNGGPKGDLYLTFEIYNNTDFQRVGNDLYKNESISLYDAILGSLIEITTLTGKVKLKVKPETQNDTKIKLKGKGMPIYKKKGAHGDLYITYKITMPTNLSQKEKELFKQLSELR; this comes from the coding sequence ATGGAATTTATTGACTACTATAAAATTCTTGAATTAGACAAAACGGCTACTCAAGCAGATATTAAAAAGGCGTATCGCAAATTGGCCCGCAAACTTCATCCGGATTTAAATCCTAATGATAAATCCGCACAAGAGAAGTTTCAACGCGTTAATGAAGCGAACGAGGTTTTAAGCGATCCTGAAAAAAGAAAAAAGTACGACCAATATGGTAAAGATTGGGAACATGCCGAAGCTTTTGAAGAAGCCAAAAAAAACCAGCGCCGTTCCAATTCTAATACAAATAGAACTTACACCAATTATAGCGGGCAGCAAGAAGATTTTTCAGATTTCTTTGAATCCATGTTCGGTGGTGGCGGCTTTGGAGGCAGTACAAGACAAAGAACCTCCCAATTTAAAGGTCAAGATTTAAATGCTACATTAAATTTAAATATGACCGATATTCTACAGGAACAAAAGCAGACTTTAGATCTTGGAAACAAAAAAATTAGAATCACTATCCCTGCGGGTGTCGAAGACGGACAAACAATAAAGATTACAGGTTATGGTGGCGAGGGCGTAAATGGTGGTCCCAAAGGGGATTTATATCTAACATTTGAAATTTACAATAACACAGATTTTCAAAGAGTAGGAAACGATTTATATAAAAATGAATCTATTTCTCTTTATGATGCCATTTTAGGTAGCTTAATTGAAATTACAACATTGACCGGAAAGGTAAAATTAAAAGTAAAACCAGAAACACAGAACGACACCAAAATAAAGCTAAAAGGAAAAGGTATGCCTATTTATAAAAAGAAAGGTGCGCATGGAGATTTATATATTACCTATAAGATCACTATGCCAACCAATTTATCTCAAAAAGAAAAAGAATTGTTTAAACAGCTATCAGAATTAAGATAA
- a CDS encoding DNA topoisomerase IV subunit B: MAQESQYTEDNIRSLDWKEHIRLRPGMYIGKLGDGSSADDGIYILLKEVIDNCIDEFVMGAGKTIEISIKDKVVKVRDYGRGIPLGKVVDVVSKMNTGGKYDSRAFKKSVGLNGVGTKAVNALSSFFEVQSSRDNQLKTAQFSSGNLESEVGPEETSKRKGTKVTFIPDETIFKNYKYRNEYVERMLKNYVYLNPGLTIVYNGEKFHSENGLKDLLEDNNNVEDMLYPVIHLKGEDIEVAITHSKTQYSEEYHSFVNGQHTTHGGTHQAAFREAIVKTIRDFYGKSYDASDIRKSIISAISIKVMEPVFESQTKTKLGSTDMGGDFPTVRTYINDFVGKYLDNYLHKNAETAEKLQRKIMMAEKERKELSGIRKLARDRAKKASLHNKKLRDCRVHLSDMKHDRRLESALFITEGDSASGSITKSRDVNTQAVFSLKGKPLNSYGMSKKIVYENEEFNLLQAALNIEESIEDLRYNNIIIATDADVDGMHIRLLLITFFLQFFPELIKENHLYILQTPLFRVRNKKETIYCYSDEERQNAINKLSGKPEITRFKGLGEISPDEFRHFIGDDIRLEPIMLDKAMSIEELLSFYMGKNTPDRQKFIINNLKVEVDLIEDKVI; the protein is encoded by the coding sequence ATGGCTCAAGAATCTCAATATACTGAAGATAACATACGCTCGCTCGATTGGAAAGAACATATCCGATTAAGACCTGGTATGTATATTGGTAAGTTAGGGGATGGGTCTTCTGCCGATGACGGAATCTATATTCTTTTAAAAGAGGTTATAGATAACTGTATAGATGAATTTGTAATGGGCGCTGGAAAGACCATTGAAATCTCCATAAAAGATAAAGTTGTAAAGGTAAGGGATTACGGTAGGGGTATACCTTTAGGTAAAGTGGTGGATGTAGTCTCTAAAATGAACACTGGTGGTAAATATGATAGTCGCGCCTTTAAAAAATCAGTGGGTCTAAACGGAGTTGGTACCAAGGCGGTTAATGCCTTATCCAGTTTTTTTGAGGTGCAATCTTCTAGGGATAATCAACTAAAGACCGCGCAGTTCAGTTCCGGGAATTTAGAAAGCGAAGTAGGTCCTGAGGAAACCAGTAAAAGGAAAGGTACCAAAGTTACCTTTATACCTGATGAGACTATTTTTAAAAATTACAAATACAGGAATGAGTATGTAGAACGTATGCTCAAAAACTATGTTTACTTGAATCCGGGGTTGACAATAGTTTATAACGGTGAAAAGTTTCATTCTGAAAACGGATTAAAAGATCTTTTAGAGGATAATAACAATGTAGAAGATATGTTGTACCCTGTTATCCACTTAAAGGGTGAAGATATAGAAGTAGCCATTACCCATAGCAAAACACAATATAGTGAGGAGTATCATTCTTTTGTAAATGGTCAGCACACTACCCATGGTGGTACGCACCAAGCAGCATTTAGAGAGGCAATCGTAAAAACTATTCGTGACTTTTATGGAAAGTCTTATGATGCATCTGATATTAGGAAATCAATAATATCCGCTATATCGATCAAAGTAATGGAGCCGGTTTTTGAAAGTCAGACAAAAACTAAATTGGGTTCTACGGATATGGGTGGAGACTTTCCTACCGTACGTACCTATATCAATGACTTTGTTGGTAAGTATTTAGATAACTATCTACATAAGAATGCAGAGACTGCAGAGAAACTTCAACGTAAGATTATGATGGCGGAGAAGGAACGTAAGGAGTTGTCCGGTATTCGTAAACTTGCACGTGACAGGGCTAAGAAAGCCAGTTTGCATAATAAGAAATTACGGGACTGTAGGGTACACTTAAGTGATATGAAACATGATCGTAGATTGGAAAGTGCCCTGTTTATTACCGAGGGTGATTCTGCATCTGGTTCCATAACAAAGTCAAGGGATGTGAATACTCAGGCCGTTTTTAGTTTAAAAGGAAAGCCTTTGAACTCTTACGGAATGTCAAAGAAGATTGTATATGAAAATGAAGAATTCAATCTTCTGCAGGCGGCATTGAATATTGAGGAATCTATTGAAGATTTACGATATAATAATATCATTATTGCCACAGATGCCGATGTAGATGGTATGCATATTCGATTATTATTGATTACCTTCTTTTTGCAATTTTTCCCGGAATTGATAAAGGAAAATCATTTGTATATTCTACAGACTCCTTTATTCAGGGTTAGAAATAAAAAGGAGACTATTTATTGTTACAGTGATGAAGAGCGTCAAAATGCGATAAATAAGTTAAGTGGTAAACCAGAAATTACCCGATTTAAAGGATTGGGTGAAATTTCACCCGATGAGTTTAGGCATTTTATTGGTGACGATATTAGATTGGAGCCCATAATGTTAGATAAAGCAATGTCCATTGAAGAATTGCTAAGTTTTTATATGGGGAAAAACACACCCGACCGACAAAAATTTATTATCAACAATCTTAAAGTAGAAGTTGATTTAATAGAAGATAAAGTAATATAA
- a CDS encoding DNA gyrase/topoisomerase IV subunit A codes for MEENDDLNEEINDNLSEENNETTEPAEALTRVTGMYKDWFLDYASYVILERAVPAIEDGFKPVQRRIMHSLKELDDGRYNKVANVVGHTMQYHPHGDASIADAMVQIGQKDLLIDTQGNWGNILTGDRAAASRYIEARLSKFALEVIFSPKITEWQASYDGRKKEPVNLPVKFPLLLAQGAEGIAVGLSTKVLSHNFVELIDASIKHLKGQRFKIFPDFQTAGIIDVTNYNDGLRGGKIRVRAKISQLDKNTLVINEIPYGTNTGSLIDSILKANEKGKIKIKKIEDNTAAEVEILVHLPSGISPDKTIDALYAFTACESSISPLGCIIEDNKPLFIGVTEMLKRSTDSTVDLLKQELEIQLGELEEQWHFASLERIFIENRIYRDIEEEETWEGVINAIDKGLAPHTKHLKRAVTVEDITRLTEIRIKRISKFDLDKAQQHLESLQERIAEVKNHLANLIEFAIDYFKNLKETYGKDRGRKTEIRVFDDIEATKVVIRNTKLYVNREEGFVGTSLKRDEYVTDCSDIDDIIVITNEGKMMVSKVDSKTFVGKGIIHVAVFKKKDKRTTYNLIYKDGKGGATYIKRFNVTSITRDRIYELGTGKPGTQVLYFSANPNGEAEVITVLLRQVGSIKKLKWDIDFSDVLIKGRASKGNIVTKYSVKRIELKEKGVSTLKPRKIWFDDVVRRLNVDGRGELLGEFKGDDLLLVINQKGVAKTFLPVLTSHFDDDMIVLEKWIPEKPISAIYWEGEKERFYVKRFLIENENKEELFISEHPKSYLELVSTDWRPMIEIEFPKPRGKEAKENESVDIENFIAIKGIKALGNQLITEKVKNINSLEPLPYEPVIPEKTEDIEVVDEQAVESGTENKKSKDVDGGSADEPTLFD; via the coding sequence ATGGAAGAAAATGACGATTTGAACGAGGAAATTAACGACAACCTTTCCGAAGAAAATAACGAAACAACTGAACCTGCCGAGGCCCTTACACGGGTAACCGGTATGTATAAAGATTGGTTCTTGGATTATGCTTCATACGTAATTCTAGAAAGAGCTGTACCTGCAATTGAAGATGGTTTTAAGCCTGTACAGCGTAGAATCATGCATTCACTAAAGGAGTTGGATGACGGTAGGTATAATAAGGTGGCGAATGTTGTAGGTCACACTATGCAGTATCACCCACATGGTGATGCCAGTATTGCCGATGCCATGGTTCAAATAGGTCAAAAGGACCTTTTAATAGATACTCAAGGAAACTGGGGTAATATTTTGACCGGGGATAGAGCGGCTGCTTCAAGATATATTGAGGCAAGGTTATCTAAATTTGCCTTAGAGGTTATTTTTAGTCCTAAAATTACCGAGTGGCAGGCTTCTTATGATGGAAGAAAAAAAGAACCTGTAAACTTACCCGTAAAATTTCCTTTGTTATTAGCTCAAGGAGCGGAAGGTATTGCTGTTGGGCTTTCCACAAAAGTACTTTCGCATAATTTTGTAGAGCTGATTGATGCATCCATTAAGCACTTAAAAGGACAGCGATTTAAAATCTTTCCGGATTTTCAAACGGCTGGTATTATTGATGTTACCAATTACAATGATGGACTTAGGGGTGGTAAAATTCGTGTGCGTGCAAAGATTTCTCAGTTAGATAAAAATACACTGGTAATCAATGAGATACCTTATGGTACTAATACTGGTAGTTTAATAGATTCTATCTTAAAGGCCAATGAAAAGGGTAAGATAAAAATTAAAAAAATTGAGGATAACACCGCCGCGGAAGTTGAAATATTGGTGCATTTGCCCAGTGGAATTTCACCTGATAAAACAATAGATGCCCTTTATGCATTTACGGCTTGTGAATCTTCTATTTCACCATTGGGTTGTATTATTGAAGATAATAAACCCTTATTCATTGGTGTAACGGAGATGTTGAAAAGATCTACGGATTCTACGGTTGATCTTTTAAAACAAGAATTGGAAATTCAACTTGGTGAGCTAGAGGAGCAATGGCATTTTGCCTCTTTAGAGCGGATTTTTATTGAGAACCGTATTTATAGAGATATTGAGGAAGAGGAGACTTGGGAAGGGGTAATAAATGCTATAGATAAAGGGCTTGCTCCACATACAAAGCATTTAAAACGAGCCGTTACCGTAGAGGATATTACCAGGTTGACTGAAATTCGTATTAAAAGAATTTCAAAATTTGATTTAGATAAGGCGCAACAACATTTAGAGAGTCTGCAAGAGCGTATTGCGGAAGTTAAAAACCATTTGGCTAATTTGATAGAGTTTGCCATTGATTATTTTAAAAATCTAAAGGAAACTTATGGTAAGGATCGAGGTAGAAAAACCGAGATTCGTGTTTTTGACGATATAGAAGCTACCAAAGTGGTAATAAGGAATACCAAGCTTTATGTAAACAGGGAAGAAGGTTTTGTGGGTACTTCGTTAAAACGTGATGAATACGTGACGGATTGTAGTGATATAGATGATATTATTGTTATAACCAACGAGGGTAAGATGATGGTTTCAAAGGTAGATTCCAAAACTTTTGTCGGTAAGGGAATCATTCATGTCGCTGTATTTAAAAAGAAAGATAAGCGTACTACCTATAATTTAATTTACAAGGACGGTAAAGGTGGGGCTACCTATATAAAACGTTTTAATGTTACCAGTATAACACGTGATAGAATTTATGAGCTAGGTACAGGTAAGCCTGGAACACAGGTGCTATATTTTTCCGCAAACCCTAACGGTGAAGCTGAAGTTATTACCGTGTTGTTGCGTCAGGTTGGAAGCATTAAAAAATTAAAATGGGATATTGATTTTTCAGATGTTCTTATAAAAGGAAGAGCGTCCAAAGGAAATATAGTAACCAAATACTCTGTAAAACGCATAGAACTTAAAGAAAAAGGTGTTTCTACATTAAAGCCAAGAAAGATTTGGTTTGATGATGTTGTGCGTAGATTGAATGTTGATGGCAGGGGAGAATTGTTGGGGGAGTTTAAAGGTGATGATTTACTTTTGGTAATCAATCAAAAAGGTGTGGCTAAAACATTTTTGCCAGTGCTTACTTCGCATTTTGATGATGATATGATCGTACTTGAAAAATGGATACCTGAGAAGCCCATCTCAGCCATTTATTGGGAGGGTGAGAAAGAAAGATTCTACGTAAAAAGATTTTTAATAGAGAATGAAAATAAAGAGGAATTATTTATTTCAGAACATCCAAAATCATACTTGGAGCTTGTTTCTACAGATTGGAGACCAATGATTGAAATTGAATTTCCAAAGCCTAGAGGTAAAGAGGCTAAGGAAAATGAAAGTGTTGATATTGAGAATTTTATAGCTATCAAGGGAATTAAAGCTTTAGGTAATCAATTGATTACTGAAAAGGTGAAAAACATTAATAGCTTAGAGCCTTTGCCTTATGAGCCGGTTATCCCTGAAAAAACGGAAGATATTGAAGTAGTAGATGAGCAGGCAGTAGAATCTGGTACCGAAAATAAGAAATCAAAAGATGTAGATGGTGGTTCTGCAGATGAACCCACTTTATTTGATTAA
- the mscL gene encoding large-conductance mechanosensitive channel protein MscL, whose product MKNFFEEFKNFAIKGNMIDLAVGIIIGTAFNKVVSTIVSAIIMPPLSLLTDDVNLSNKKWILRQATDSVEEVAIGYGELIESLIDFGIIAFTIFVMVKFINRFKQKSEDPTNKEVETPKNIALLSSLEKLLQEQNEILKNKK is encoded by the coding sequence ATGAAGAATTTTTTTGAAGAATTCAAGAATTTTGCCATCAAGGGCAATATGATAGATTTGGCTGTCGGTATTATTATTGGTACCGCATTTAATAAAGTTGTCAGTACAATTGTTTCTGCTATTATTATGCCCCCTCTCTCTTTGTTGACAGATGATGTTAATCTTTCAAATAAAAAGTGGATACTTAGGCAGGCAACGGATAGTGTAGAAGAAGTTGCCATTGGTTATGGGGAGCTTATAGAGTCACTTATAGATTTTGGAATTATTGCTTTTACCATTTTCGTAATGGTGAAGTTTATTAACAGGTTCAAGCAAAAATCTGAAGATCCTACAAATAAAGAGGTGGAAACACCAAAGAATATTGCGCTATTGTCTAGTTTGGAAAAATTGTTACAGGAGCAAAATGAGATACTTAAAAACAAGAAATAA
- a CDS encoding sterol desaturase family protein: MDFTNPLVYGAPAFIAFILLELTYSKTHGDDDLYDWKDFAASSAMGIGSAIIGPLLKVILLVVLFEWAYELFNPMVDGVRTNIMGYESFGYAWYVWLLCQLADDFTYYWFHRANHEIRILWAAHIVHHSSDNFNLGTAIRNGWFTLLYKPFFYVWMPIIGFPVEMVVVCLAIESFWQFQLHSQYVPKMGFIEKIFNTHTMHQVHHAQNVEYLDKNHGGFLNCFDKMFGTWKEYDEEIDVKFGVIHAPNSNNPIVILTHEFKDIWADVKKVKKFKHKLMYIFGPPGWSHDGSTMTVKQQQRLFKQQKEQNPEMAFDRPN, from the coding sequence ATGGATTTCACTAACCCGCTGGTATACGGTGCACCAGCTTTTATTGCCTTTATCTTATTAGAATTGACCTATAGCAAAACTCATGGAGATGATGATCTTTATGATTGGAAAGATTTTGCAGCTAGTAGTGCAATGGGTATTGGTTCGGCCATTATTGGTCCTTTACTTAAGGTTATTTTGTTGGTAGTTCTTTTTGAATGGGCCTATGAATTGTTCAACCCAATGGTTGATGGGGTGAGAACCAATATAATGGGGTATGAGTCCTTTGGGTATGCTTGGTACGTGTGGCTCTTATGTCAGTTGGCCGATGATTTTACGTACTACTGGTTTCATAGGGCAAATCATGAAATACGAATTTTATGGGCTGCACATATTGTACATCATTCTTCAGATAATTTTAATCTTGGTACCGCTATAAGAAATGGGTGGTTTACCTTGTTGTATAAACCTTTCTTCTATGTTTGGATGCCTATTATTGGTTTTCCGGTAGAAATGGTTGTAGTTTGTTTGGCTATAGAATCTTTCTGGCAGTTTCAATTGCATTCCCAATATGTGCCTAAAATGGGCTTTATAGAAAAAATCTTCAACACTCATACCATGCACCAAGTGCACCATGCACAGAATGTAGAGTACTTAGATAAGAATCACGGTGGATTTCTTAATTGTTTTGATAAAATGTTCGGTACCTGGAAAGAGTATGATGAAGAAATTGATGTAAAATTCGGCGTTATACATGCGCCTAATTCTAATAACCCTATTGTAATTCTTACCCATGAATTTAAAGATATATGGGCAGATGTGAAGAAGGTGAAGAAATTTAAACACAAACTAATGTATATTTTTGGTCCTCCAGGATGGAGCCATGATGGTAGTACAATGACTGTTAAGCAGCAACAAAGGCTTTTTAAGCAGCAAAAAGAACAAAACCCTGAAATGGCTTTTGACAGACCAAATTAA